DNA sequence from the Phragmitibacter flavus genome:
GTTGGCCCGGTCACAATAAAGATGCCGTTGGGTTTGTGGATCGTTTCCTGAATGTAATCGAACAGGAATTTCGGCATGCCCAAGGACGCCAGTTGAAGATTCACCGAGGAACGATCCAAAACCCGCAACACCACGCTCTCGCCGTATTGCGTCGGCAACGTCGAAACACGCATGTCCACCTGACGACCTTCCACCACCGTCATGATACGACCATCCTGCGGCACACGGCGTTCCGCAATGTTCATGCTGGACATGACCTTCACCCGCGAAATGATCGAATTGGCCAGATGCACCGGCGGCGGTGCCATTTCATAAAGCGCACCATCAACGCGATACCGAATCTTAAACTCGTGCTCGAATGGCTCGAAGTGGATGTCGGACGCCTTCTCCTTGATCGCCTGCTGCAGCACAATGTCCACAAACCGCACAATCGGCGCACTGTTTGCCTCGGCCTCCACCGCACCCCGATCGCCCACGCGGTTGCCAACCACTCCCAACTGCCCGAAGATGTCTTCAATGCTCTCGGTGCCGCTGCCGTAATGCTTGTCGATCAATGCCTGCACCTGCTCCTTGCGCGCCACCACCGGAACGATCTCTTTGCCAAGTCCGAACCGCAAATCTTCCAGCAATTGGGGATTGAGCGGATCCGTCAATGCCACATGCAATCCATCAGGCGCCAGCTGCACCGGAAACGCCCCGTTCAAACGGGCCATGCCCGCCGGGATCAGTTGCAGCACTTCCGCGCTCGGCTCAAACGTCGACAAATCATAATGCTGAGCCCCAATCTCCTCCGCCACCACCGCCCAAAATTCGTCCTGCTCCTGGAATATCGCGTATTCCACCAGCAGATCGACCACATCCTTGCCGCTGCTGATGTTGTCCTGCACCAGATCATCCGCCTGACCTTCATCCAGAAGACCGCGCTGCATCAACATATCCACCACACTTTGAGCCGTCATAAGCTTTTATTTTTAGTTAAATTCTGCTCTGCGCGGCAACGCCGCCAAAATCCACGTTTCAGTTCTTTTTAGTGCGCATCCGACATGGTCTCTTCAATGACCTCTTCAG
Encoded proteins:
- a CDS encoding GspE/PulE family protein; the encoded protein is MTAQSVVDMLMQRGLLDEGQADDLVQDNISSGKDVVDLLVEYAIFQEQDEFWAVVAEEIGAQHYDLSTFEPSAEVLQLIPAGMARLNGAFPVQLAPDGLHVALTDPLNPQLLEDLRFGLGKEIVPVVARKEQVQALIDKHYGSGTESIEDIFGQLGVVGNRVGDRGAVEAEANSAPIVRFVDIVLQQAIKEKASDIHFEPFEHEFKIRYRVDGALYEMAPPPVHLANSIISRVKVMSSMNIAERRVPQDGRIMTVVEGRQVDMRVSTLPTQYGESVVLRVLDRSSVNLQLASLGMPKFLFDYIQETIHKPNGIFIVTGPTGAGKTTTLYAALKEINTIDAKLLTAEDPVEYDIEGIMQVPINEAVGLTFGKALRAFLRQDPDRIMVGEMRDVETAQIAIQASLTGHLVLSTLHTNDAAGAVTRLVDMGVEPFLVAATLEGVLAQRLLRTICKECHAPYQPNTIVLNQLGLALSDIGEKQFYTGEGCSKCGGSGYKGRKGIYELLDITDPMRELITEKAPTLVLRQKAIELGMTTLREDGIRNIFDGETTIEEVLKYT